A single Triticum dicoccoides isolate Atlit2015 ecotype Zavitan chromosome 2A, WEW_v2.0, whole genome shotgun sequence DNA region contains:
- the LOC119352368 gene encoding uncharacterized protein LOC119352368, translated as MKLQTQLLLLASITAALIMSCGVLAGTTHAIPVPTLRGIEDDDVGFAEREEAAYPRRRVLYGDQYISYKGVQASWPACSGSCAGRGQPYTGSGCQAIFGCRGR; from the coding sequence ATGAAGCTGCAAACCCAACTACTCCTCTTGGCTTCCATCACCGCAGCGCTGATCATGAGCTGCGGCGTCCTCGCCGGCACTACCCACGCGATACCGGTGCCCACGCTACGCGGCATCGAGGACGACGACGTGGGCTTCGCGGAGCGCGAGGAGGCGGCGTACCCGCGGAGGAGGGTGCTTTACGGCGACCAGTACATCAGCTACAAAGGGGTGCAGGCGAGCTGGCCGGCGTGCTCCGGCTCCTGCGCTGGCCGGGGGCAGCCCTACACCGGTAGCGGCTGCCAGGCCATCTTCGGCTGCCGCGGCCGTTAA
- the LOC119352369 gene encoding acetylserotonin O-methyltransferase 3-like — translation MALQAQLELYHHAMAFVRSAALKATVDLRISDAIHRRGGAATLSEVATETRVQPAKLSHLRRLMRVLTTFGIFSVDQGRHADANDVRYKLTPVSHVLVGDYNQSPIVRLFLDPSYVTALCSIAEWFTDERASARTLFEVAHGCTRDEMVARMDTRGEYNVGVAADSRLVMEVVLKEHRGIFEGVSSLVDAGGAHGAAAEAIAKAFPHINCTVLDLPHAIAGAPAIENVQFVAGDLFEYVPPADVVLLKWVMCLWQDEDAVKVLRRCKEAITTGRSVGGKVIIIDVVIGSGVSRDEVLLKEMQVLYDVFMMRVDGTDRDEHQWRKILFEAGFKDYKITPMLGYRSIIEVYP, via the exons ATGGCACTACAAGCTCAGCTTGAGCTCTACCACCACGCCATGGCGTTTGTCAGGTCCGCGGCGCTCAAGGCCACCGTGGACCTACGCATCTCCGACGCCATCCACCGCCGCGGAGGTGCCGCCACCTTGTCCGAAGTTGCCACTGAGACCAGGGTCCAACCAGCGAAGCTTTCCCACCTCCGTCGGCTCATGCGCGTCCTCACCACCTTCGGCATCTTCTCCGTCGACCAAGGCCGCCACGCCGATGCCAATGACGTGCGCTACAAGCTCACCCCTGTCTCCCACGTCCTCGTCGGGGACTACAACCAGTCTCCCATCGTGCGTTTGTTTTTGGACCCGTCGTACGTGACCGCTCTCTGCAGCATAGCGGAGTGGTTCACCGACGAGCGGGCGTCTGCTCGCACGCTCTTCGAGGTGGCGCATGGGTGCACGCGAGATGAGATGGTAGCAAGGATGGACACGCGCGGGGAGTACAACGTCGGTGTGGCCGCCGATAGCCGCCTCGTCATGGAGGTCGTCCTCAAGGAGCACCGCGGCATCTTCGAgggcgtgagctccctcgtcgacgccggcGGTGCCCATGGTGCCGCGGCGGAAGCCATCGCCAAGGCGTTCCCCCACATCAACTGCACCGTGCTTGATCTCCCTCACGCGATCGCAGGGGCGCCTGCCATCGAAAACGTCCAGTTTGTCGCCGGCGATTTGTTTGAGTACGTGCCACCTGCCGACGTTGTTCTACTCAA GTGGGTTATGTGCTTGTGGCAAGACGAAGATGCCGTCAAGGTGCTACGACGGTGCAAAGAAGCCATAACAACCGGTAGAAGTGTCGGAGGGAAGGTGATAATCATCGACGTCGTGATAGGCTCCGGGGTGTCGCGGGACGAAGTTCTTCTCAAGGAGATGCAGGTTCTGTATGATGTCTTCATGATGCGTGTTGACGGGACCGATCGAGACGAGCATCAGTGGAGGAAGATTCTCTTTGAGGCCGGCTTCAAGGACTACAAGATCACTCCAATGCTTGGATATCGGTCCATCATTGAAGTCTACCCTTAA